GTCTTTAATCCTTAACCCCCTAGTCTGCTCTaggaacaccagggggtaaatgtatcaagctgagagtttttcagcgggtttgaaaaaccaatcagatttttgctataatttatttagtacattctacaaaatgagagctagcatctgattggttgcaataggcaaattctccacttttcaaacctgccggaaaactctcagcttgatacatttacccccagatgtgattTTTATCGGTTTTAGATTAAAAGACTGGCACTTATGGCTGATCCGATTCTTCCCCTCAAGTCCGTGTTCTGTGTATggacatataggtttataatctggtaacatatgATTTTGTAGCAAGTAAATGATAATGTAAGAACAATCGTGGCCTAAATTTTTCTCTAATAACTCTTTATTTAAATGGTAGCCTAATGTGCAGTATAGCTCTCTTTCATTACTTACAAAACCATAATGTACATTTGTAGTTGTAACACCCTCTAAACTGGGTCCTTTACACCCTGAATATTTTCTTAAGATAATGCAGCAGGTACAATTTTTACATACACCCCTCTTGTTATCTTCTAATTCAAATTGTCTACACCCATCATAATCCACTGTATCCATACATTCACAATTTCATTATCTTTTTCTCTGACTGATCATTGGGTTCATGAGATACCGtctaatcacctcaactgactttctttagacatacaaagaaatactgaacaGAGTAAAAGggtagaaatctacactttttCTTACTCACCATACGGAACttagttcagcagttctctggacatcaGCGGAGACTGGCGTCAGATGTGGAGATGTTGGGGCATCCCAGACACGAGCCCCCAGAAATGTtagggtatcggggttcaccgatacttctatcaatcaccttcaatgtcagtcaggtCTTCATTGATTtgcagtcgactggtgaacagaaaaacaccCAACACATGTATGACATAATGTTGAGTAATTCTGATTCTGTTCCAACCAGAGCTTACTTCAGGTTCTTTTGTTTATACAGTAGAATAGTAGAGGTATAGaagcttaacaaccaattataagacagtagattATGAAAACAACATGAAAACAACAAGCTAATTATACATTATGCGTACTCTGCAACTTGTAagtttaaacaaatctttcttatTTATGATTTTTcttctcaggcattctgccaccagtCTTGTTGTTACTTTATATAGAACGTTCAGTTGTGCATCCTTGGGTTGTTCATGTTCTCTGAGAACATCTTGTTGTAACATTTTTCAAGGCTTCAATCTGTTTCTCTTCTCATTCTGAGTacaatatctgctaatttcttttttaaggttatagcataacatattagtttctaaagcttaatacatgatagatattaaatcaataatcatacaattttaccCTTACAACGGCGATACCAGAAGTTAGGCACGCCGAAACCGGAAGTCTGCACTGTTCCCTTGGAACACACAGGCTTGGATTGAAGAACAGGAAGTTCTTCATAGTCTATGGATCCCACAAACCGGAAGTCGGTGTGCGCTCCATGTGTGTTCCAAGGGGACCTTGCAGACTTACGGTTTCAGCATGAATGACTTCCGGTATCTTGAGAGATCAGAAAATGCTTAATCTATAGATAATGCCAGATTTCAGAATGGGTAGACCCAATTTGGTTTGGAcatcatcagggccggattaagggaatggaggcccctgggctaaggggccctccattccccgcgaggcccccaatgtgagctgtctgccgccccccaccccccgcgaggacccccccaagcacttacctgtcagtgcagtcctccgtcccggcgcgctgtaagctctttACTAAGGAGAACTCGCAAAATTGGGGATGAGATGTATTAACGTGTTCAGAGTTTAGCCCACCTTGCAATGGTAGTGCCATCATCCCACGTTAATAAAGAGATATAGCCCTCTTCCCAAAGAAACGCATAGAATAGTATACTTGTGTATATCTATAATTAAAAGACCTTCATGATTGCATGTAAATTTGTAATCATtacatttgtttgttattttttaccTACATGTATGAATATTCAAattgaattaattatttttacatttttaaaatatgaacCATATCGTAAACATAAAacattactttattttaaatatacgatgatgatgatgatgattttaaataCAGTTACTATTATGTGTTGATTTTCCTCTATTCAAAACATTGGGTAAGAGAAAACTTAGTGCCATCTAATGACAGAAAAATTAACTGCAGGCAATCATCCCGATTTCCTGTGATCATCCGTTCAGTACATCCCATATATTTCAATACAAGCTTAGCAATAGACCAAAACGTCCAACCTCCATTTGTTGACCGCGCAAAGCATTACGGGATATGTAGTTAATTATACCGGCTTTACAGCGTTTCGTTGTATTAAACATACACAGTCtctagaactacaagttccataaCTCAGTGTGGGCGCAGCCGTTGTGAGGAAATCTGCTGGttcaaagaggaaaaaaaaaagaaaaagaaacccgGTTCGCCATAAGCAACGTGTGGAGTGACGGGCCTGACGACCGGAAAACGGTGAGATAGTGGCGTGTCTGTGTCGCTTAAAATattgtgttgtttattttttcagGTAGTGTAAATGATGGCTCATTCTTTTTCAGCATCTAGGTGATTTTGGCGGGATAATCTCTTTGCCCTCGCTGTCATTAGTCTCTTCTTGTGTGTAGTTAACAGCGAGTCCTTTACCAGGACACTAAAATGGCACATTACATTGTGAGATGGACTTTAAtgcatttaatttaatgtcaccaTACATTGAGTTTAAGTACCTATTAAtactattaaatgttatttagtcTCGGTCTAGTTAAAAATAGTATGTATGAGTATGATAAACGATTTTCAGTCTGTTTTGTCggattttgttttatgatttagGATTACATAACatctggctctccagctgttgcacTATCGTGGGATTATAATACAGCACCAACGGGAACAGGCTGCCAATCCGTCTGGCAGTCCATTTATTCTGTAATATGGTGATAACAGTAAATAAATCACTATATACGTGACTCAGTTGCAATGCAAACGTCTGTGTTATCCACCACTGCTGTACTACAGAGGTTACAGGTCAACAAGTGGtgctccagctgctgtggaactacaagttacaTCATGCCCTACACAGTGCAGCAATAGAACCATGGGTCAGCAAATAGCTCATTATTTACAGCAGTTATTTATACAGTGTCAGCATACTCCATAGCATTTTATATTTGGAAACAAATacggtaataaaacaagtgtgggtATTAACAGACTAACAAAGATGTATGAAAGGCCCGTTTCTACAATATATAGGAAAATAGTTGTTTAGTGCcacatattggttcagccaaatTGCAGTGGGAACGTGCTTAGCTGGGCTATCTGATCTAGTCATAGAGGAATGTTGGTTTACGGGTTAGtaggttgtttgagtatagaaggataataaatatacattttgagtGAACTGTGCAGGTTGTTGCTAATCAGGTAGAATAATCTATGGAAGTTAAGAATATGGTTCTGGAATGATATAAAATTGTCTGAATGGGTGAATATTCAGGGAATGTTTGGAGGTTAGGGGAAAGTCTTTGTAGTTAGAAGGGAGGAAATTACAGAGTGGGAGCAAGTAATAAGTGAAGATTGAGAGGCACAAATTCCGGGCATAGAGAATAGGTGAAGCTGGAAAATAATTATACAAGTGACTAAATATATGCAttcctctcaactgtcctgattttgatgGGACAGTCCAGATTCACGAACCTCGAAAGGAGCTGGATTTACATGTGGCCAGATTTGTGCCCCAAAGTGGGCGAGGCTGCTTTTGTCCCCATTTTGCATgtctaaggggtagattcaattacgcgcactattaccgttactacagtaatagctgcgcattattaccgttactttGGTAATTTCAGTGCTGATGTTTAAAAtccgtgttaaaattaccgtagtagcgATAATAATGTATGACaacgcggggaattgaatctacccttAACTGTTCAGAGGTATGTGTATGTTGAGTTTTTGTTAATCTCTTTGAATGGTAATAGAAGCATTTTATAATGAATTTGGTAACATACAGGTAAATTAAGGTAGGGACTGATGGAGCGGAGCAGCAGTAAAGGAGAGTTTCCAGGGAAAAGTAATCTAGCCGATGTATTCAGAAGATTGTAAGGGTGGTTAGGGGAAGACCAATAAAAAAGGGAAAATGCAATAGCctgtgcaggagataattagagCATAAAGAGCTCATTTATAGTTCTTACAGCAATACAtttttgggggcatattcaattgtacgGATTCCCcgctgcgttaaaactactaccgttattacggtaatagttagtcCAAATTGTCCTGGATTTCATATCATCTCTACATCACGGTCATGTGTCTCAAAGCTTCTCCAACATTCAGTGTGGTTATATACATTCTGACAAACTCTTATCGAGCACTAAATGAGTGTTTCTATAAAACTCCATTGTATATTTAATGTGTGTTTCTTCTCAATTCGGTAAGCAATGGCAAAATTAATGCTAAACAAACACATAGGAGACAGTGTGATTGTTTTTTCCCTTTTACTAATTTTTTGGGACTACCAGCATCAGTGCACTTAATATGCTTTTGGGAGCACTTTAAAATAGCACCTGTGTATACAattccaaaatataaatacaattagtGATGTGAGTAAACTTATTAATAAGGTACAGCCTGTCCTGCCAAGATAAATTCTGCAGGACTTATTTTGGTCCTACTAGGTGATATTGCCCCTGCAAGCCTAACTTCCCTGTGTTATATTTTTACAGTATTGGTTCATTAGATAGATTTGTACAGACGTCATCAACCTGTAATTATTGTTGACACTTTGATAATGAGTTCTATTTTAAAACTGATGTGTAAAGGAGCTGtcctatattgtatatatgcTGGCATAGCAAAACCTGTTGTTCTGGGTTTGAGTCTCACTTATTCCATTTCTTCTCTTTTAATCATTCAGTGCAGAGGATGGCATCTGAAGACATATCACAGTTGGCTGATTCCCTGGCAAAGACCAAAGTGGGTGGGGGAGAGTTGAGCTTTAAAGGCAGAACTCTGAAGCTTAACACGGCTCAAGATGGTAAGTATTCATATTGTGTGAATGTGAGCATCATTTCTAGGGTGTGACGTTGGATCCTCCAAATCTTGTTGTGGAGCAGCATTCACTTTTgctaatatacagtatgtcttcCATTGTCGTAACTACATTTTAATATATGGTTTTAAAAGTAACCCTttctccctatttttttttttaacttcacttATTGCAGCAGTATGCCTCACACTTCTTATCTCTctgtattttaaaatttaaaattatttCCTTGTTTTACAGCAGAGGAGGTGATCCAGGAAATTGAGGGGTTTGAGGGGCTGCAGGCATTGCGTCTGGAAGGCAACACTGTAGGTGTGGAAGCAGCAAAGGCCATCGCCAAGGCTTTAGAAAATAAACCGGATATCAAGGTAAGATGGTATACAGAAGAGGATGCATGTATTAGAACTAGGGCTTAAATTGTAATTCAGATTGGAAATGTTTAGTTACAGCTGTTAGAACATTTTAGTTATTAATTAAAATGTGCACTTGTAGTGTGCCGGTATAaaaaattcaataattaataattcaaAATCTGAGATGTTTTGTTTTCGAAATTAGCAAATTCGAAATTCGAAATTATGTGGTGTCTGATATGTAGATATGATATGCATGTATAATGACCATCTTGATTTCTCTATTCTGATAAACAAAACTTATGATTATACAAAATATGAATTATGTTTTTCCTGAGGTTTTCAATGTATGTTTTTTGGGTCTGGTGCTGCTTTAAGTTGATATGTTAAATTTTTGGGATGTTAATTAGTAGTTGTTGGTAATTCTGAAAATGTTGCATTTTCTTACCAGCGATGTCATTGGAGTGATATGTTTACTGGGAGATTGAGAACTGAAATTCCACCAGCACTGGTAAGTATGCTAAGTTATGACTTGCTAAATCAGATCACCTTTTCCAAGCCACATGTTCTTAAAGGTCTTAAATTTGCAATAAGTTAAATAGACAGGTTGATTCTTCTTGTTCAAAAGGTTAGTTTAGCATTGGAGATTCTAATACGAAGTACAGTATTTAATGACTGTGGATTTATTAATTCTCATCCATATTAATTTCCTGCGATTTTAGAGTAGGATGTTTTGAGCATGACTTTATCGCCATCTATTTTCCCATAGATTTCTCTAGGGGAAGCGCTGATCAGTGCCAGAGCCCAGCTGACGGAACTTGATCTGAGTGACAATGCTTTTGGACCAGATGGGGTGCGCGGAGTCGAGGCGCTGATCAAAAGTTCCACATGTTTTACACTGCAAGAACTAAAATTAAATAACTGTGGTATGGGCATTGGTGGCGGAAAGGTAACTAAATATAGGAAACTCTTAAAATGTTTTCCCTATTGCAGTAGGACATAGGCGGTGGGTTATGTTCCATACATCATAGGAAAAGACCTCATTCCTTTTACTCCCTATAATGCTGGTCCTCAGTTCTTTATCCGGTGCTTTACATAGGGAGTGTGCACAGGAGCCTTTACTTGCTCTGTTTATCTTATGTTTCATGAAGCTTTTTGAATAGAAAGTGAAGGGGACTGCTGTTCAAGTGGACCTTTTGGCAGCCTAATCTGAGGAGGAGTCGGTCACCACTGCACAGCCCTGCAGTATTCCCTGTCCTGTACAGCACTTTACCACATTGGTCCAGCCTTCTTGGGGGACACAATGGTGCTGTCCAATAAGGACTGACTTTTGCTCACTTACTTATTCACCCCCTAATTGGTGAAGTTTTTTGCCGTCTTTCTACCCTTGCCACCAGCTAAGCAAGAAACAGAAAGCAAGTAGAGCTTTTTTAGTTTTTCTGGCCCATTTAGAGTGCAACAGAGTAGTATATATTTAGCCATTTCCTCCAGACAGTTGGACATGTGTGATTTTCTGGGGACAATGTCCAAGACGAGGGGTGTTGGGCGCCTAACATTATTGGTCCACAATTATGTCTGTACCAGGTGCTAGACTAAATTACCTCTTGCATCATCTGTGCTAGCTGTGCTCAATCACAGCCTCAAGCGGTGATTGGACCATGGGGATCTGAGTACAGCTGGGTCCCTAAATCAGTCGATCATGAGGTAATGGTGGGCGTTTCAAGTGAAAAGAAAAGATGAGGACTATGTCCAAAACATCTTGGCAGCCCCACTGGAATCTGACGAGCACCTCCCTGCAACTGATTTTCACAACTGTTTTCCCAGGATAATGTTTTTAGGTCTCAACTTTTAGGGCTTACAAGACCAAGGTCTACCCTCATGCTTCCTGTTTACAAAGCGGTTCCATCACCTTTTTTGATCCACACCAGCTTTTTAAAGTGTTCGTATGGGGCAAAATTGTAATTCATCCTTGTAATAGACTGCAAAAGGATGTAACTTTACTTGATTGATCTTTCAATTAAAGGACTGAGCTTCGTCCTGGAAGACAGTAGTCTTAACTGATGACAGCCTCATTCTCCTTAATATCTTTATCTTTTACGATGGTTTTAGACGCTATTTGCTGTAGAGCTATAAAGAATGTGTTTTCAATGTAAATAGATGTTTACAGAAAGTGTCAGTGAAATCTTTAGCAGTTTTTGTAAATGTTGCAAAACTGCACCTGTGAAGTGACACCCACTGTTTCTATGTAACACTTTCTGTCATATCTTGCAAAGCTATCAGCTTTTCCTTGATCTGATCTGTTCCTGGACAGTTGTTGCATTCTTTTAAATGGCATTCTGGAGGTGCAGACGTACACATTATTTTTTGCTATCCATACATTAAAATCGCTGAGATTTGCTATCCTAATCATCTCTTAACTTTGCTCTATTTATCATTAATTTAACATTCTGATGAGTGATACACACTCAAACAGAATATGTAGCACATCCACCTCACCAAGTCATTAGATAAATTATAGACACAGATATGAACCTTTTTTAATGTGGCATATAAcaaaattactatattattataatgtttgtttgaaaataattttttaaatttgaGGCTGTGACCTTGAAATGTTAACTTCCTCAAAGATAGTCAAATAGTGGTAAATTAAATTCAAGCCTGTTAAACTgaacaaaatgttttcttttataaatattgAAATACCTTAGTCCTGGCCTGCTAAAATTGGGTTTTTGCATACCGCAAGTGccaatatttgcatatttttttttttaatttttagaccCTTGTAAATGAAAAACCTAGATgagaaaaaaatttaatttaagattTCTAGTCCGCTTTGATGGCCAATTAAGAATGTtgagttaaataaaatatagaaagtaATTGAAAATTGGATCAGTTGATATGGAATGAACCAGGTACTATATTAAAACAGAAGAATAATGCTAGAGGACCTGGTGATAAGTCTGTTTTTAAGTCTGATGGATAATTTCTGTACTTGAATAGCATCTGATATAATGTTAATTTTTTACCTGCATCTGGACAGCTGCAAATCAGCTTTATAAAGCTGCAGCTTGTTCACCAAGTTTTGAGGTGGAATTTGTCACTAACAAGGGTATTGGCTAAAGGTCCTGTATAACAGGATTTCTGCTGTTTCTATTTAGTTCTCAATATTCCACCCTCCCTTTGATTTACTTTAGGATCTCGTCATGGTTCCTATGATGCCTAGTGTTATGGGAAAGAAAAAGGGCATTTATGTACTATATAGTTAATCCATTGCTTATTCTTTTATGTATAGCTTCCTGTCTTGTTAGCGGAAGCTCTACTCTTTTTTGTGTTATTTAGGTTCTTCGTTTGGTTTACTCAATTTTTATACTGTTATGGTTGGCTGTTACTTATTCTGTTGTACTTATTACTTTTTAAACGAATATTCAAAATCCATTTAGCTATTGAAGCTTGGATATATCTAGACTATATCTAGACTAGAGGTGGCAGAATATCCTTgtctttactgttttttttttggttttttttcagtttttttcttgATTCACCTCCTAGTGAACTAATCCTCATGGCCCTTGTGTAACTGCAaacttaaaaaatacaaattaatctCTATTGAATTGCAACTGGTTAATTTTTGGATTtctgtatgagtctgtctgtgtgtgtgtgtctatattagggaatttagactgtaagctccaatggggcagggacagatgtgaatgagttctctgtacagcgctgcggaatcagtggcgctatataaatagatgatgatgatgatgatgatttaagcgTTCTGAAATTTAAATTGTAGTCGCAGTACCCAGATCTCGGTGGATGTGTTGGTTTTCGTTCACTGATGTTAGCTTAATTTATTTCCAATGAAAGAGTCTTCTGTTTGGATAAATTATATATGCATATAAGTAGTGGTTTACTTTATTTGCACTTCAGTAAGCATTATATTCTTGTTGAACTGCACTGATATTACATTTTCTGTGCTTTTTCAGATTCTGGCAGCGGCTCTGACCGAGTGCCACAAAAAATCCAGTTCACTTGGTAAGCCTCTGGCTCTCAAAGTGTTTGTGGCtggaagaaatcgtttagagaaTGATGGGGCTACAGCTTTGGCAGAGGCATTTCGGGTATGTACGTTTGTATTACGTAATAAGACAGCAGTTTCTCAGTAGAATAGATATTCTGTAGTGTTACATCAAtgtattaattgtatttatattcctAGTTAATTGGCACATTGGAGGAAGTGCACATGCCTCAGAATGGTATTAATTATCCTGGAATTGCTGCATTGGCAGAAGCTTTTAAAGTCAACCCCTTGCTAAGGACCATCAACCTTAATGATAATACATTCACAGATAAAGGAGGAATTGCTATGGCTGAGGTAATGGTCTTTCTTGTCCTTGTCATATATATAACCTGCTTATGTGTCACTTCTGGTATTCTGTACTTTAACATTCCCTTTTGTCAGTGTGGgttatttttttggggtggaggggggctgttttttgtttttacattgtgcATTATTgtgcacaattattattttacattgtgcattatataaatatgttttcctCCCAACAGGCACTGAAGACCCTAAGACAAGTGGAACATATCAATTTTGGGGACTGTTTGGTGCGTTCCAAGGGAGCATTTGCCATTGCTGGGGCCCTGAAAGAGGGTTTGCATAAACTAAAGGTATGTAACATGCTTCCTacgtatttgttttttttatttttatccagaagggttgtgtatgtatatttacttAGCGTATCACATACTCCTGTATTCTTTCCTTGTAGTTGTGGAAGAAAAATTAGTAGTTATTAGTAGTCAGCCACACAGGTGAGCTACTTAAATGTAGTAGAACCTATAGGATCTACTAAGGATTTAGGTTTTGTGCCATCCGATATTCCACATGTATGGAATACCAATTATGTTCTACTAATCATTAAATATCTTCACAGTCTTACCATCCTTTGCTTGTTATACTTGATGCATGTTATAATTCTGTTGCCTTTGTTCTTCATGGTAGGAACTTAACCTCTCCTTCTGTGAGATTAAGTGTGATGCAGCTCTTGCATTGGCAGAATCTGTGGAAGACAAATCTGAGCTGGAAAAATTGGATTTAAATGGTGAGCTTGTAGGCTACAGTGATTGTACATGAGATATTGGACCAGGCTACAAAATGTAAAGTGatgatttttattgtattttcatgattttagCAATATTTGTCTGTATGTTTTGTGTTGTAGGAAACAATCTTGGTGAAGAAGGTTGCGAGCACATTCAGGAAATTTTGGATGGCTTCAGCATGGCCTCAGTTCTGGGATCGCTTAGGTAAAGAAAATATCTTATATCATTGTTAATTTTTGTGCCATTATTCTAGAAAGCAAATTGCTGTCTTGAAACTGTTGATTATCCATAGTCTATTCATTGCATTTCACTACAACTATGGGTGACTTGTTGTGAGCTCATTTTTTTTCTGCTGGGAAAATGTGTGATTCAGTGTGAGTCGGAGCTCCCGACTGCAGCTAAAGGTAGTTGTGTCTGAGCCGGGAGAGCTGCAAAAATTAGACTGCCTCTTTAAAATGTGTGATTTCTAGAACTCATTTCTTAAAGCAGTCCTAGGGAAAATGCTTTACGATTTTGAACAGTAACGCTATAATATTCAGTGTTCTCCctagcacctatttcccgggtgctccacccggctgtttgtacttgccacctggctcttggagcccaacagagccCTGTTGTAatggaataaaccattgtttctcctattagaacaggcactatgtgagcactacagccaacagtgtgtgtttgaccactgaccaccagtcctgtcatgtgtgggcaataacctccaaccttcattattattgcaaagtataactgtccccacccggctgcttcttgaTACCAcatggctggcaaaattttctgggaagAACACTGATGTTTATGCTATTGAGCTGAGTTTTTGAAGGTTAGCAAACGCTAAACTGGCTGAAAACTCCTTTTGTTATACCAATTGGCTCcaaaataaatgtgatttttaGTGTAGTCTTTTGACTACACTAATGGGCACCAGTATACTCTGAAGTAATCTGCTCACCCAGTTTGTGCATCGTTCAGTAGGATATTCTCCAGTATGGCCACCAATTATCACTTGTCCTGTTTGTGGCCATTTTTTGGCTCTGTTTAGTGTGAACTTTTATCACTGCAGCTTTGAATGAAGAGGCTTAAAATTGATATGCTAGTATTGGTTTGTTTGTTCAAAGAACTTACTACAAGTGCTGTTTCAGAATATGACTTGGGGTAATTTTCTCACAATTTATGTAAAATTCTTAAAAGGACACTGTTATACTATTGGTTTGCACATtggtacagtggttagcattgctatcttAGCGTTGGGTTCATTTCCGACCAAAGctctatctgtgtggcgtttgtatgttcccccgtgTTTGGTTGGGTTTCTCCGTGTGGTCTAGTTTCCTCCTACACACCAGAGGcttactggtagtttaattggttgCTGATGAAATTAGCCCTTGTTTGTGTGTCCATGTGGTAGGAACTGATGtgcatgattaaataaatgtaaagcactgtgtaatatataggtgctatataaataactgttcatatataaatatttgtc
This window of the Mixophyes fleayi isolate aMixFle1 chromosome 8, aMixFle1.hap1, whole genome shotgun sequence genome carries:
- the RANGAP1 gene encoding ran GTPase-activating protein 1, which translates into the protein MASEDISQLADSLAKTKVGGGELSFKGRTLKLNTAQDAEEVIQEIEGFEGLQALRLEGNTVGVEAAKAIAKALENKPDIKRCHWSDMFTGRLRTEIPPALISLGEALISARAQLTELDLSDNAFGPDGVRGVEALIKSSTCFTLQELKLNNCGMGIGGGKILAAALTECHKKSSSLGKPLALKVFVAGRNRLENDGATALAEAFRLIGTLEEVHMPQNGINYPGIAALAEAFKVNPLLRTINLNDNTFTDKGGIAMAEALKTLRQVEHINFGDCLVRSKGAFAIAGALKEGLHKLKELNLSFCEIKCDAALALAESVEDKSELEKLDLNGNNLGEEGCEHIQEILDGFSMASVLGSLSDDEGDENEDDDEDDEDDDEEDDEDDDDDDEEEEEEDDGDEEEGEEDAEEIEQNEKSKKIPQHESTPVSTPLPPVDASAFLSFPSPEKLLRMGPRRSAIVAQTNVEDTDKVVQAFIQISSVYRDDQAIKAAVEETIDGLMEKAFGSSVFQPDMFITSLLMRMGLLKSEEKVKVIPHLYGPLMTLNHVVQQDYFQKSLAPILLAFISKPNRALESQPLPQHTLLQTLHNL